From a single Kitasatospora sp. NBC_00458 genomic region:
- a CDS encoding GNAT family N-acetyltransferase, translating into MKVSTRVECPEDAPATRRVHMAAFPGPDEADLVDALRRDPAWLPGLSVVAVDDAGLVVGHALLTRLRVGEGHGLALAPVAVAPEWQRKGVGELVVKAALTAAEEAGEKLVVVLGDPDYYGRFGFIPAQRHEVSGPFEVPEAYFQALALPGYDGSPRGLCQYPDPFEAD; encoded by the coding sequence GTGAAGGTCAGTACCAGAGTCGAGTGTCCCGAGGACGCACCCGCCACCAGACGCGTCCACATGGCCGCCTTCCCCGGCCCGGACGAGGCCGACCTGGTGGACGCGCTGCGCCGCGACCCCGCCTGGCTGCCCGGCCTGTCGGTGGTCGCGGTGGACGACGCCGGGCTCGTGGTCGGGCACGCGCTGCTCACCCGGCTGCGGGTCGGCGAGGGCCACGGCCTCGCGCTCGCGCCGGTCGCGGTCGCGCCGGAGTGGCAGCGCAAGGGGGTCGGCGAGCTCGTGGTCAAGGCGGCGCTGACCGCCGCCGAGGAGGCCGGCGAGAAGCTGGTCGTCGTCCTCGGCGATCCGGACTACTACGGGCGGTTCGGGTTCATCCCGGCCCAGCGGCACGAGGTCAGCGGGCCGTTCGAGGTGCCGGAGGCCTACTTCCAGGCGCTCGCCCTGCCCGGGTACGACGGCTCCCCGCGGGGGCTGTGCCAGTACCCCGACCCCTTCGAGGCCGACTAG
- the aspS gene encoding aspartate--tRNA ligase, which translates to MIRTHDAGTLRPEHAGTTVTLAGWVARRRDHGGVAFIDLRDASGTVQIVVRDLDSVHGLRAEYCVKVVGDVRVRPEGNENPDIPTGAVEVVVSAIEVLSEAAPLPFPVAEYEPGTVNEEVRLRYRYLDLRREGPAKGLRLRSKVSNIIRRVMEENDFLDIETPYLTRSTPEGARDFLVPVRLQPGHWYALPQSPQLFKQLLMVAGMERYYQIARCFRDEDFRADRQPEFTQLDIEASFVDQEDILALGEKIIGSIWSEVHGYEVPNPLPRMTYADAMGRYGSDKPDVRFGQELTDLTEYFQGTSFRVFQAPYVGAVVMPGGASQPRKQLDAWQDWAKARGARGLAYVLIDAETGELRGPVAKNLSEEHLAGLAAAAGAKNGDAIFFAAGKQRPSQELLGAARLEIGRRCELIDESQWAFLWVVDFPMFEPIEDDKGEFQGWHAVHHPFTAPTAESLATFDTDPGPALSNAYDLVLNGSELGGGSIRIHQRDVQKRAFDAIGLSEEEAASQFGFLLDAFNYGPPPHGGVAFGLDRIVTLLGGYDTIRDVIAFPKTSTGGDPLTGAPTPITPAQRREAGVDAQPKVREDAKSEAQPKA; encoded by the coding sequence GTGATCCGCACGCACGACGCGGGCACGCTCCGCCCGGAGCACGCAGGCACCACCGTCACCCTGGCCGGCTGGGTCGCCCGCCGCCGCGACCACGGCGGCGTCGCCTTCATCGACCTGCGCGACGCCTCCGGCACCGTGCAGATCGTGGTCCGCGACCTCGACTCGGTGCACGGCCTGCGCGCCGAGTACTGCGTCAAGGTGGTCGGCGACGTCCGCGTGCGCCCCGAGGGCAACGAGAACCCGGACATCCCGACCGGCGCCGTCGAGGTCGTGGTCAGCGCGATCGAGGTCCTCTCCGAGGCCGCGCCGCTGCCGTTCCCGGTCGCCGAGTACGAGCCCGGCACGGTCAACGAGGAGGTCCGCCTCCGCTACCGCTACCTGGACCTGCGCCGCGAGGGCCCGGCCAAGGGCCTGCGCCTGCGCTCCAAGGTCAGCAACATCATCCGCCGGGTGATGGAGGAGAACGACTTCCTCGACATCGAGACGCCGTACCTCACCCGCTCCACCCCCGAGGGCGCCCGCGACTTCCTCGTCCCGGTCCGCCTCCAGCCCGGCCACTGGTACGCCCTCCCGCAGTCGCCCCAGCTGTTCAAGCAGCTGCTGATGGTGGCCGGCATGGAGCGCTACTACCAGATCGCCCGCTGCTTCCGCGACGAGGACTTCCGCGCCGACCGGCAGCCGGAGTTCACCCAGCTGGACATCGAGGCCTCGTTCGTCGACCAGGAGGACATCCTGGCCCTCGGCGAGAAGATCATCGGTTCGATCTGGAGCGAGGTGCACGGCTACGAGGTCCCGAACCCGCTGCCGCGGATGACCTACGCCGACGCCATGGGCCGCTACGGCTCCGACAAGCCGGACGTCCGGTTCGGCCAGGAGCTCACCGACCTCACCGAGTACTTCCAGGGCACCTCGTTCCGGGTCTTCCAGGCCCCGTACGTCGGCGCCGTGGTCATGCCGGGCGGCGCCTCGCAGCCGCGCAAGCAGCTCGACGCCTGGCAGGACTGGGCCAAGGCGCGCGGCGCCCGCGGCCTCGCCTACGTGCTGATCGACGCCGAGACCGGCGAGCTGCGCGGTCCGGTCGCCAAGAACCTCTCCGAGGAGCACCTGGCCGGCCTGGCCGCCGCCGCCGGCGCCAAGAACGGCGACGCGATCTTCTTCGCGGCCGGCAAGCAGCGCCCCTCGCAGGAGCTGCTCGGCGCCGCCCGCCTGGAGATCGGCCGCCGCTGCGAGCTGATCGACGAGTCCCAGTGGGCCTTCCTCTGGGTCGTCGACTTCCCGATGTTCGAGCCCATCGAGGACGACAAGGGCGAGTTCCAGGGCTGGCACGCGGTGCACCACCCGTTCACCGCCCCGACCGCGGAGTCGCTGGCCACCTTCGACACCGACCCGGGCCCGGCGCTCTCCAACGCCTACGACCTGGTGCTGAACGGCTCGGAGCTGGGCGGCGGTTCGATCCGTATCCACCAGCGGGACGTGCAGAAGCGGGCGTTCGACGCGATCGGCCTCTCCGAGGAGGAGGCCGCCTCGCAGTTCGGCTTCCTGCTGGACGCCTTCAACTACGGCCCGCCGCCGCACGGTGGCGTCGCCTTCGGCCTGGACCGGATCGTCACCCTGCTCGGCGGGTACGACACCATCCGGGACGTCATCGCGTTCCCGAAGACGTCCACCGGCGGCGACCCGCTGACCGGCGCCCCCACCCCGATCACGCCGGCGCAGCGCCGTGAGGCCGGCGTCGACGCCCAGCCGAAGGTCCGCGAGGACGCCAAGTCCGAGGCCCAGCCGAAGGCCTGA
- the hisS gene encoding histidine--tRNA ligase: MSTFTAPKGTYDLLPPSSATFLAIREAIAAPARRAGYGYVETPVFEDVKLFSRGVGESTDIVTKEMYNLTTKGGDELALRPEGTASVLRAALQANLHKQGNLPVKLWYSGSYYRYERAQKGRYRQFSQVGAEAIGAEDPALDAELIILADDAFRSLGLSDYTLLLNSLGDKQCRPVYRAALIEFLDGLDLDEDTRRRAGINPLRVLDDKRESVQAQLTGAPMLRDFLCEDCKAYDEKVRELLTANGVAFTDDPKLVRGLDYYTRTTFEFVHNGLGAQSAIGGGGRYDGLSEMIGGPALPSVGWALGVDRTFLALEAEGVALDLPAATSVYAVALGEEAKNVLFAKVVELRRAGVATDLAFGVKSIKNAMKSADRSGARFALVAGDRDLAEGVVQLKDLTTGEQNPVALDALVTTLKEKQL, translated from the coding sequence TTGAGCACCTTCACCGCCCCCAAGGGCACCTACGACCTGCTGCCCCCCAGCTCCGCGACCTTCCTGGCGATCCGCGAGGCGATCGCCGCGCCCGCCCGCCGGGCCGGCTACGGCTACGTCGAGACCCCGGTCTTCGAGGACGTGAAGCTCTTCTCCCGCGGCGTCGGCGAGTCCACCGACATCGTCACCAAGGAGATGTACAACCTCACCACCAAGGGCGGCGACGAGCTCGCGCTGCGCCCCGAGGGAACCGCCTCGGTGCTGCGCGCCGCGCTCCAGGCGAACCTGCACAAGCAGGGCAACCTGCCGGTCAAGCTCTGGTACTCCGGCTCGTACTACCGCTACGAGCGGGCCCAGAAGGGCCGCTACCGACAGTTCTCCCAGGTCGGCGCCGAGGCGATCGGCGCGGAGGACCCGGCGCTCGACGCCGAGCTGATCATCCTGGCCGACGACGCCTTCCGCTCGCTCGGCCTGAGCGACTACACGCTGCTGCTCAACAGCCTCGGCGACAAGCAGTGCCGGCCGGTGTACCGCGCCGCGCTGATCGAGTTCCTGGACGGCCTGGACCTCGACGAGGACACCCGCCGCCGCGCCGGGATCAACCCGCTGCGCGTCCTGGACGACAAGCGCGAGTCGGTGCAGGCCCAGCTCACCGGCGCCCCGATGCTGCGCGACTTCCTGTGCGAGGACTGCAAGGCCTACGACGAGAAGGTGCGCGAGCTGCTCACCGCCAACGGCGTGGCCTTCACCGACGACCCGAAGCTGGTCCGCGGCCTGGACTACTACACCCGCACCACCTTCGAGTTCGTGCACAACGGCCTCGGCGCCCAGTCCGCGATCGGCGGCGGCGGCCGCTACGACGGCCTCTCCGAGATGATCGGCGGCCCCGCGCTGCCGTCCGTCGGCTGGGCCCTCGGCGTGGACCGCACCTTCCTGGCGCTGGAGGCCGAGGGCGTCGCCCTCGACCTGCCCGCCGCCACCTCCGTCTACGCCGTCGCGCTCGGCGAGGAGGCCAAGAACGTCCTGTTCGCCAAGGTGGTCGAGCTGCGCCGGGCCGGCGTCGCCACCGACCTCGCCTTCGGCGTCAAGAGCATCAAGAACGCCATGAAGTCCGCCGACCGGTCCGGCGCCCGCTTCGCCCTCGTGGCCGGGGACCGGGACCTCGCCGAAGGCGTCGTCCAGCTCAAGGACCTGACCACCGGCGAGCAGAACCCCGTCGCCCTCGACGCACTCGTCACCACCCTGAAGGAGAAGCAGCTGTGA
- a CDS encoding MBL fold metallo-hydrolase produces the protein MFIAGFPAGAWGTNCYLVAPAPGEECVIVDPGHQAARGVEEMVREHRLKPVAVLLTHGHIDHVASVVPVCGARGVPAWIHPEDRYMMSDPEKALGRSLGTQLMGELTVGEPDDVRELTDGSVLELAGLSLTVDHAPGHTGGSVTFRTPGAEDLPPVLFSGDLLFAGSIGRTDLPGGDSEAIMRSLARVCLPLDDATVVLSGHGGQTTIGRERATNPYLREAAGPAGAPAFPRRGM, from the coding sequence GTGTTCATCGCCGGATTCCCCGCTGGAGCCTGGGGCACCAACTGCTACCTGGTCGCTCCGGCGCCGGGCGAGGAGTGCGTCATCGTCGACCCCGGCCACCAGGCCGCGCGGGGCGTCGAGGAGATGGTCCGCGAGCACCGCCTGAAGCCGGTCGCCGTGCTGCTCACCCACGGCCACATCGACCACGTCGCCTCGGTGGTCCCGGTCTGCGGCGCCAGGGGCGTCCCCGCCTGGATCCACCCCGAGGACCGCTACATGATGAGCGACCCGGAGAAGGCGCTCGGCCGCTCGCTCGGCACGCAGCTGATGGGCGAACTCACCGTCGGCGAGCCCGACGACGTGCGCGAGCTGACCGACGGCAGCGTGCTGGAGCTGGCCGGCCTCTCCCTCACCGTCGACCACGCCCCCGGCCATACCGGGGGGTCGGTGACGTTCCGGACACCCGGCGCCGAGGACCTCCCCCCGGTGCTCTTCTCGGGTGACCTGCTCTTCGCCGGCTCCATAGGGCGAACCGACCTCCCGGGCGGGGACAGCGAGGCGATCATGCGGTCGCTGGCCCGGGTGTGCCTGCCCCTCGACGACGCCACCGTGGTCCTCTCCGGCCACGGCGGACAGACCACCATCGGCCGTGAGCGCGCCACCAACCCCTACCTCCGAGAGGCAGCGGGGCCCGCCGGCGCCCCGGCTTTCCCGCGACGAGGAATGTGA
- a CDS encoding peptidylprolyl isomerase, translated as MVSSEQRRRQLARDKYERQMERRVADAAKRRRRNSILGASLAVVVLAGGGTLFATGAFDSDDKKDSSSAQAAPTPTEPAVPTRKPVEGCAEPAPGAPNGKQWQAEPAMTVDAAATYTSTLDTNCGKVTLTLDAAKAPHTVNSFAFLSGEQYFDHTKCHRLTTEGIFVLQCGDPTASATAPGGTGGPGYKFADENLTGATYPAGTVAMANAGPGTNGSQFFLVYKDTQLGPNYTPFGKITGGLDVVQKIAAAGTLEGGGDGHPMADVTLNTVTTAKG; from the coding sequence GTGGTCAGCAGCGAACAGCGGCGGCGGCAGCTCGCCCGTGACAAGTACGAGCGCCAGATGGAGCGCCGGGTCGCCGACGCGGCCAAGCGCAGGCGCCGCAACTCGATCCTGGGCGCCTCGCTCGCCGTGGTCGTGCTGGCCGGCGGCGGCACGCTGTTCGCCACCGGCGCCTTCGACTCGGACGACAAGAAGGACTCGTCGAGCGCCCAGGCCGCGCCCACCCCCACCGAGCCCGCCGTCCCGACCCGCAAGCCGGTCGAGGGCTGCGCGGAGCCGGCGCCGGGCGCGCCGAACGGCAAGCAGTGGCAGGCCGAGCCGGCGATGACCGTCGACGCGGCGGCCACCTACACCAGCACGCTGGACACCAACTGCGGCAAGGTGACGCTCACCCTGGACGCGGCCAAGGCCCCGCACACGGTGAACTCCTTCGCGTTCCTCTCCGGCGAGCAGTACTTCGACCACACCAAGTGCCACCGCCTCACCACCGAGGGCATCTTCGTGCTGCAGTGCGGCGACCCGACGGCGAGCGCCACCGCCCCCGGCGGCACCGGCGGCCCGGGCTACAAGTTCGCCGACGAGAACCTGACCGGCGCCACCTACCCGGCGGGCACCGTGGCGATGGCCAACGCCGGCCCGGGCACCAACGGCAGCCAGTTCTTCCTGGTCTACAAGGACACCCAGCTCGGCCCGAACTACACCCCGTTCGGCAAGATCACCGGCGGCCTGGACGTGGTCCAGAAGATCGCCGCCGCGGGCACCCTGGAGGGCGGCGGGGACGGCCACCCGATGGCCGACGTCACTCTCAACACGGTGACGACCGCGAAGGGTTGA
- a CDS encoding DUF349 domain-containing protein, with product MSSDPWGRVDEQGTVYVRTADGERVVGSWQAGSPEEALAYFERKYQGIEVEIGLLEKRVRTTDLAAKDAQAALDHLREQVTEAHAVGDLASLAKRLDTLAGEIESRREERKAARAKAQDETRTAKEALVAEAEQLAESTQWREAGDRLRALVDTWKGLPRLDRKSDDELWHRFSHARSVFSKHRKSHFAALDAERDQARLTKEALVAEAEALSSSTEWGDTAASYRDLMARWKSAGRAQRDIEDELWARFRGAQDVFFQARSAVFSERDAEQVANQKLKEALAAEAEAILPITDLKAAKAALREVNERWEAIGHVPRDARPKLDGRLNTVERAIREAEDSEWKRSNPEAKARAAGMVGLFQAKADKIQTDLDKARAAGNASKVAKLENELAGVRTLLEQAHRSQEEFSG from the coding sequence ATGAGCAGCGACCCGTGGGGCCGTGTCGACGAGCAGGGCACGGTCTACGTCAGGACGGCCGACGGCGAACGCGTCGTGGGTTCCTGGCAGGCCGGCTCGCCCGAAGAGGCGCTCGCCTACTTCGAGCGCAAGTACCAGGGCATCGAGGTGGAGATCGGCCTGCTGGAGAAGCGGGTGCGCACCACCGACCTGGCCGCCAAGGACGCCCAGGCCGCGCTGGACCACCTGCGCGAGCAGGTCACCGAGGCGCACGCGGTCGGTGACCTCGCCTCGCTGGCCAAGCGGCTGGACACGCTCGCCGGCGAGATCGAGAGCCGCCGCGAGGAGCGCAAGGCCGCCCGGGCCAAGGCCCAGGACGAGACCCGCACCGCCAAGGAGGCGCTGGTCGCCGAGGCCGAGCAGCTCGCCGAGTCCACCCAGTGGCGGGAGGCCGGCGACCGGCTGCGCGCCCTGGTGGACACCTGGAAGGGCCTGCCCCGGCTGGACCGCAAGAGCGACGACGAGCTGTGGCACCGCTTCTCGCACGCCCGCTCGGTCTTCTCCAAGCACCGCAAGTCGCACTTCGCGGCCCTGGACGCCGAGCGCGACCAGGCCCGGCTCACCAAGGAGGCGCTGGTCGCCGAGGCCGAGGCGCTCTCCTCGTCCACCGAGTGGGGCGACACCGCGGCCTCCTACCGCGACCTGATGGCGCGCTGGAAGTCCGCCGGGCGCGCCCAGCGCGACATCGAGGACGAGCTGTGGGCGCGGTTCCGCGGCGCCCAGGACGTCTTCTTCCAGGCGCGCTCCGCGGTGTTCAGCGAGCGCGACGCCGAGCAGGTCGCCAACCAGAAGCTCAAGGAGGCGCTGGCGGCCGAGGCCGAGGCGATCCTGCCGATCACCGACCTCAAGGCGGCCAAGGCCGCGCTGCGCGAGGTGAACGAGCGCTGGGAGGCGATCGGTCACGTGCCGCGCGACGCCCGGCCGAAGCTGGACGGCCGGCTGAACACGGTCGAGCGGGCGATCCGCGAGGCCGAGGACTCCGAGTGGAAGCGCTCCAACCCGGAGGCCAAGGCCCGCGCCGCCGGCATGGTCGGCCTCTTCCAGGCCAAGGCCGACAAGATCCAGACCGACCTGGACAAGGCCCGCGCGGCCGGCAACGCGAGCAAGGTCGCCAAGCTGGAGAACGAGCTGGCCGGCGTCCGGACCCTGCTGGAGCAGGCGCACCGGAGCCAGGAGGAGTTCAGCGGCTGA
- a CDS encoding RelA/SpoT family protein, producing the protein MPDEVVPTAAAAAPENRPTPSGATPARPASTPSRAVAPAGRPSTTGGMRARLARLGGQRSSVLNPVLEPLFRSIRANDPKADPALLRDIEKAYAVAEKWHRGQKRKSGDPYITHPLAVATILAELGMDAPTLMAGLLHDTVEDTDYGLETLRKDFGDSVALLVDGVTKLDRVKFGEAAQAETVRKMVVAMAKDPRVLVIKLADRLHNMRTMRYLKREKQEKKARETLEIYAPLAHRLGMNTIKWELEDLAFAILYPKMYDEIVRLVAERAPKRDEYLATVIDQVQGDLRGARITASVTGRPKHYYSVYQKMIVRGRDFAEIYDLVGIRVLVDTVRDCYAALGTIHARWNPVPGRFKDYIAMPKFNMYQSLHTTVIGPGGKPVELQIRTFDMHRRAEYGIAAHWKYKQRAVAGASKVRTDTPTQTRKDDKAGAVNEMAWLRQLLDWQKETADPSEFLESLRFDLASNEVFVFTPKGDVIALPAGATPVDFAFAVHTEVGYRTIGARVNGRLVPLESTLENGDAVEVFTSKAENAGPSRDWLGFVKSPRARNKIRAWFSKERREEAIEQGKDAIARAMRKQGLPIQRILTGDSLVTLAHEMRYPDISSLYAAIGEGHVAAQNIVQKLVQALGGEEGATEDLAETATPTHDNRRAVRRRAKGDPGVIVKGVEDVWVKLSRCCTPVPGDGIVGFVTRGNGVSVHRADCVNVEALSQQPERMIDVEWAATQSSVFLVAIQVEALDRSRLLSDVTRVLSDQHVNILSAAVQTSRDRVAMSRFTFEMGDPKHLGHVLKAVRGVEGVYDVYRVTSARK; encoded by the coding sequence CTCGACCACCGGCGGGATGCGCGCCCGTCTGGCCCGGCTCGGCGGCCAGCGCTCCAGCGTGCTCAACCCCGTGCTGGAGCCGCTCTTCCGGTCGATCCGGGCCAACGACCCCAAGGCCGATCCGGCGCTGCTGCGCGACATCGAGAAGGCGTACGCGGTCGCCGAGAAGTGGCACCGGGGGCAGAAGCGCAAGAGCGGCGACCCGTACATCACCCACCCGCTGGCGGTCGCGACCATCCTGGCCGAGCTGGGGATGGACGCCCCGACCCTGATGGCCGGGCTGCTCCACGACACCGTCGAGGACACCGACTACGGCCTGGAGACCCTGCGCAAGGACTTCGGCGACTCGGTGGCCCTGCTGGTCGACGGCGTCACCAAGCTGGACCGGGTCAAGTTCGGCGAGGCCGCGCAGGCCGAGACGGTCCGCAAGATGGTCGTCGCGATGGCCAAGGACCCCCGGGTCCTGGTGATCAAGCTCGCCGACCGCCTGCACAACATGCGCACCATGCGCTACCTCAAGCGGGAGAAGCAGGAGAAGAAGGCCCGCGAGACGCTGGAGATCTACGCCCCGCTGGCACACCGGCTGGGCATGAACACCATCAAGTGGGAGCTGGAGGACCTCGCCTTCGCGATCCTCTACCCCAAGATGTACGACGAGATCGTCCGGCTGGTCGCCGAGCGCGCCCCCAAGCGGGACGAGTACCTGGCGACCGTCATCGACCAGGTCCAGGGCGACCTGCGGGGCGCCCGGATCACGGCCTCCGTCACCGGCCGGCCGAAGCACTACTACTCGGTCTACCAGAAGATGATCGTCCGGGGCCGGGACTTCGCCGAGATCTACGACCTGGTGGGCATCCGGGTCCTGGTCGACACCGTCCGCGACTGCTACGCGGCGCTGGGCACCATCCACGCGCGGTGGAACCCGGTGCCGGGGCGGTTCAAGGACTACATCGCGATGCCCAAGTTCAACATGTACCAGTCGCTGCACACCACGGTGATCGGTCCCGGGGGCAAGCCCGTCGAGCTGCAGATCCGCACCTTCGACATGCACCGCCGGGCCGAGTACGGGATCGCGGCGCACTGGAAGTACAAGCAGCGCGCGGTGGCCGGCGCCTCCAAGGTGCGCACCGACACCCCGACCCAGACCCGCAAGGACGACAAGGCCGGCGCCGTCAACGAGATGGCCTGGCTGCGGCAGCTGCTGGACTGGCAGAAGGAGACCGCCGACCCGAGCGAGTTCCTGGAGTCGCTCCGCTTCGACCTGGCCAGCAACGAGGTCTTCGTCTTCACGCCCAAGGGCGACGTCATAGCCCTGCCGGCCGGCGCCACCCCGGTGGACTTCGCCTTCGCGGTGCACACCGAGGTCGGCTACCGGACCATAGGGGCCCGGGTGAACGGGCGGCTGGTGCCGCTGGAGTCGACCCTGGAGAACGGCGACGCCGTGGAGGTCTTCACCTCCAAGGCGGAGAACGCCGGCCCGTCCCGGGACTGGCTCGGCTTCGTCAAGTCGCCGCGGGCCCGCAACAAGATCCGTGCCTGGTTCTCCAAGGAGCGCCGCGAGGAGGCGATCGAGCAGGGCAAGGACGCCATCGCCCGGGCGATGCGCAAGCAGGGCCTGCCGATCCAGCGGATCCTGACCGGCGACTCGCTGGTCACGCTGGCCCACGAGATGCGCTACCCGGACATCTCCTCGCTCTACGCGGCGATCGGCGAGGGCCACGTCGCCGCGCAGAACATCGTCCAGAAGCTGGTGCAGGCACTGGGCGGCGAGGAGGGTGCCACCGAGGACCTCGCCGAGACGGCGACGCCGACCCACGACAACCGCCGGGCGGTGCGCCGGCGGGCCAAGGGCGACCCCGGTGTGATCGTCAAGGGCGTCGAGGACGTCTGGGTCAAGCTGTCGCGCTGCTGCACCCCGGTGCCCGGCGACGGCATCGTCGGCTTCGTCACCCGCGGCAACGGCGTCTCGGTGCACCGCGCCGACTGCGTCAACGTGGAGGCGCTCAGCCAGCAGCCCGAGCGGATGATCGACGTCGAGTGGGCGGCCACCCAGTCCTCGGTCTTCCTGGTGGCCATCCAGGTCGAGGCGCTGGACCGCTCCCGGCTGCTCTCGGACGTCACCCGGGTCCTCTCCGACCAGCACGTCAACATCCTGTCGGCGGCGGTGCAGACCTCCCGCGACCGGGTGGCGATGAGCCGGTTCACCTTCGAGATGGGCGACCCGAAGCACCTGGGCCACGTGCTCAAGGCGGTCCGCGGCGTCGAGGGCGTCTACGACGTCTACCGGGTCACCTCGGCCCGCAAGTAG